A genomic segment from Micromonospora echinaurantiaca encodes:
- a CDS encoding P-loop NTPase fold protein, whose amino-acid sequence MVRGEDLIPDSRLGEDYTDLLEHEAIAKSVAEIALKAHAPVNIALFGPWGSGKSSVYSMIERHLRVVAGKRVRMARYDAWKYGGQELKRNFIDSISDDLGLGKEEEFDDGLYQEQTQAHLSILKWVKENWGSLLAGIGLAAVVAALWVVVQALAAMAFTDQGFNASATALLPQAGTVFGLALVAVLVGPKAFEGAVITRKKPAPVGADQFAKRFQSLVKMVRSGKTERLVVFIDELDRCAPEDVVATLIDLKTFLDQDGCAFIVAADREVLERALRKLPQAKPVREDEPYYATPGAFLDKIFQHQIALPPLRSRALTKFARDLADSRGGVWEELRARSQHTYELAIFALVPVHVRSPRRVKVLLNNYATTVRIAEARDISWLERAHELAVLTVLQTEFPVVAEELRRAPRLLRYLRGDEEAQTIEAREAVRRFSIEAESAKSDPDKAEEAPAGELLVDVGDAHSGHVEQANATLRRHLATYLAKVAAARINDPRPDLLYLQGAAGRETLGDPRLGDVIDFATDTAPDQVVAQFEGQESTTLAIAIPLLVTEGDTATGPGRKFAYEAACKLIEHLDPEHREVVARDAGPSLVAAAKANALSHESLPGALLVACWSDASELVEDILNDLRHEPDLESLFNRFAQLLPLLDDESSLAMIEILAERFDDLPHPLLTALSKAPIKNAEELWHRVRDSVLETLNDLETPEPTPVQPGRPRPTQESTGKGIERLEELIAIATSRSDGERLLSEIFTSAQSVKACGPLRNWALDNADSHIAPMASPVLRARHALLGLHDYPTTNWDAWSPLLPDIPADEDASVSALAADVLTSKILPSIATSNDVAFLRELPALARQVYKLSAIDAANLAEALAITLSAVGWDGADNDDEEATLLWARKDALFNTAVTFLSSGAEARLAEPLVEDLALVPHSLGLTSSVTTNWLKLCEKLPPDSAKSLSDRLDDYELSQGEEAAVLRLKLGVRAVFGGDAPPVDEVARVPAAERATTLLDAWLGLGPTPDEVRSLIGQVTMTAPALGRYCSRLSTDERTRIWVALAEANSTTGLLKAVGQAGVGAAAVEYTRAALKDKTRETERTERVDLLIETRPSADPGVENQVKKAASELAQDLLARNVAGDLRSAARVVVWARGAGYGHVLTLRGKFTEGVSQHNKALSKSLASDLADLGLLAAPKKGALAKLLGR is encoded by the coding sequence GTGGTGCGCGGTGAAGATCTCATCCCAGACAGCCGTCTCGGGGAGGACTACACCGACCTTCTCGAGCATGAAGCCATCGCGAAGAGCGTTGCCGAGATCGCGCTGAAGGCACATGCGCCGGTCAACATTGCTCTCTTCGGACCGTGGGGCTCGGGCAAGTCGAGTGTCTACTCGATGATCGAGAGACACTTGCGCGTCGTGGCCGGCAAAAGGGTTCGGATGGCCCGATACGACGCCTGGAAGTACGGCGGCCAGGAACTAAAGCGTAACTTCATCGACTCCATCTCGGACGACCTCGGTTTAGGCAAGGAGGAGGAGTTCGACGACGGCCTCTACCAGGAGCAGACCCAGGCACATCTGAGCATCCTGAAGTGGGTGAAGGAGAACTGGGGCTCGCTGCTCGCCGGCATCGGGCTTGCCGCAGTCGTCGCAGCGTTATGGGTCGTCGTGCAGGCCCTTGCCGCGATGGCGTTCACTGACCAAGGCTTCAATGCGAGTGCCACCGCTCTCCTGCCCCAGGCAGGAACGGTATTTGGTCTCGCACTCGTGGCGGTCTTGGTTGGGCCGAAGGCCTTCGAGGGCGCTGTCATTACCAGGAAGAAGCCTGCGCCGGTCGGGGCTGACCAGTTCGCCAAGAGATTCCAGAGCCTCGTCAAGATGGTCCGCTCCGGCAAAACCGAACGGCTTGTGGTCTTCATTGATGAGCTCGACCGATGCGCTCCCGAAGATGTCGTGGCGACCTTGATCGATCTCAAGACATTTCTTGATCAAGACGGATGCGCATTCATCGTCGCCGCAGATAGAGAGGTACTCGAACGAGCACTACGAAAGCTTCCCCAAGCCAAGCCCGTACGGGAGGATGAACCCTACTACGCAACCCCCGGGGCTTTCCTCGACAAGATCTTCCAGCATCAGATCGCGCTCCCACCGTTGCGCTCCCGCGCTCTGACCAAATTCGCCCGCGATCTTGCCGATTCTCGGGGCGGCGTGTGGGAGGAGTTGCGTGCTAGGAGTCAGCACACCTACGAACTCGCCATCTTTGCGCTCGTCCCAGTCCACGTCCGGAGCCCTCGACGGGTCAAGGTCCTTCTGAACAACTACGCGACCACTGTCCGTATTGCCGAGGCGCGAGACATTTCGTGGCTCGAGCGGGCGCACGAGTTGGCCGTTCTGACTGTGCTGCAGACTGAGTTTCCCGTGGTTGCTGAGGAGTTGCGACGCGCACCTCGCCTACTCAGGTATCTGAGGGGGGACGAGGAGGCTCAGACGATCGAAGCGCGCGAGGCAGTTCGTCGGTTCTCGATAGAGGCCGAGTCCGCAAAGTCAGATCCGGACAAGGCCGAAGAGGCTCCGGCGGGAGAGTTGCTAGTAGACGTTGGGGACGCGCACTCGGGGCATGTCGAGCAAGCGAACGCCACGCTGCGTCGTCACCTTGCCACCTACCTCGCCAAGGTCGCTGCCGCGAGGATCAACGACCCTCGGCCCGACCTGTTGTATCTGCAGGGGGCAGCAGGTCGCGAGACCCTGGGTGATCCTCGGCTCGGAGACGTGATCGACTTCGCCACGGATACTGCTCCCGACCAGGTGGTCGCCCAGTTTGAGGGCCAGGAATCGACGACGTTGGCAATTGCCATTCCCTTGTTGGTTACCGAGGGCGACACTGCGACCGGACCTGGACGCAAGTTCGCCTACGAGGCCGCTTGCAAGCTCATCGAACACCTGGACCCAGAACATCGAGAGGTCGTCGCTCGCGATGCTGGACCGTCGCTCGTTGCGGCGGCTAAGGCTAACGCGCTCTCGCATGAATCGCTGCCAGGTGCTCTCCTGGTTGCTTGCTGGTCCGATGCCTCCGAGTTGGTCGAGGACATCCTCAACGATCTTCGGCATGAGCCCGACCTGGAAAGCCTCTTCAACAGGTTTGCACAGCTGTTGCCGCTGCTAGACGACGAATCTTCTCTGGCGATGATCGAGATCCTTGCGGAGAGGTTCGATGACCTTCCGCACCCGTTGCTTACCGCCCTGAGCAAGGCCCCCATCAAGAACGCCGAGGAACTCTGGCATCGAGTTCGAGATTCCGTCCTGGAGACGCTGAATGACCTCGAGACGCCCGAGCCGACACCGGTTCAGCCTGGCCGCCCCAGGCCAACGCAGGAAAGCACCGGCAAGGGTATCGAACGGCTTGAAGAATTGATAGCGATCGCAACATCTCGTTCCGATGGCGAGCGTCTGTTGTCGGAAATCTTCACGTCCGCACAGTCCGTGAAGGCCTGCGGGCCACTTCGGAACTGGGCGCTGGACAATGCGGATAGTCACATCGCCCCGATGGCTTCGCCTGTTCTCCGTGCGCGTCACGCACTGCTCGGTCTACACGACTACCCGACGACCAACTGGGACGCTTGGTCCCCGTTGTTGCCGGACATCCCGGCGGATGAGGACGCTTCAGTTTCTGCCTTGGCTGCGGACGTACTGACCTCCAAAATTTTGCCGTCCATCGCGACCTCCAATGATGTGGCCTTCCTGAGGGAGTTGCCAGCGCTGGCTCGCCAGGTTTACAAACTGTCCGCGATAGACGCCGCGAACTTGGCTGAAGCGCTGGCGATCACACTGTCGGCGGTAGGCTGGGACGGGGCCGATAATGACGATGAGGAAGCCACGCTCCTGTGGGCCCGCAAAGATGCGCTATTCAATACCGCCGTCACCTTCCTCTCGAGTGGCGCTGAGGCAAGGCTGGCCGAGCCACTGGTCGAGGACTTGGCACTCGTACCGCACAGTCTTGGCCTAACCTCGTCGGTCACGACGAATTGGCTGAAGCTGTGCGAAAAGCTTCCCCCGGACTCCGCCAAGTCGCTGTCTGACCGCCTTGACGATTACGAACTCTCTCAAGGCGAAGAGGCGGCTGTCCTTCGACTCAAACTCGGGGTTCGAGCGGTGTTTGGCGGAGACGCTCCGCCAGTGGACGAGGTGGCCCGGGTCCCTGCAGCAGAGCGAGCTACCACGCTTCTTGATGCTTGGCTCGGCCTCGGCCCCACCCCCGACGAGGTGCGTTCTCTGATTGGCCAGGTAACGATGACAGCACCCGCGCTTGGCCGCTACTGCTCCCGTTTGAGCACCGACGAGCGCACACGCATTTGGGTGGCCCTTGCTGAGGCCAATAGCACAACGGGACTTTTGAAGGCCGTGGGGCAGGCCGGAGTCGGAGCAGCCGCTGTCGAGTACACCCGCGCCGCCCTCAAGGACAAGACGCGTGAGACCGAAAGGACTGAACGGGTTGATCTCTTGATCGAAACTCGGCCGTCGGCTGATCCGGGCGTAGAGAACCAGGTGAAGAAGGCCGCTAGCGAGTTGGCGCAAGACTTGTTGGCGAGGAATGTTGCGGGCGACCTCCGGTCAGCGGCGAGGGTTGTTGTCTGGGCGCGTGGTGCAGGCTACGGCCACGTCCTTACTTTGCGGGGGAAGTTCACGGAAGGTGTCAGCCAACACAACAAGGCCTTGTCCAAGTCGCTGGCTTCGGATTTGGCTGACCTGGGGCTGCTCGCGGCACCTAAGAAGGGCGCCCTAGCCAAACTGCTCGGGCGCTGA
- a CDS encoding winged helix-turn-helix domain-containing protein: protein MLPTEGKTVPPRYRYEQIADDLAERIASGEFPPGSKLPSRRELIEHYGVTEPVIDRAMQVLRIKGITETLPGVGVFVAE, encoded by the coding sequence GTGTTGCCAACCGAGGGGAAGACAGTGCCACCGCGTTACCGCTACGAGCAGATCGCCGACGACCTCGCCGAACGCATCGCGTCCGGCGAGTTCCCGCCCGGGTCGAAGCTGCCCAGCCGGCGAGAGTTGATCGAGCACTACGGGGTCACCGAGCCGGTGATCGACCGCGCAATGCAGGTGCTTCGGATCAAGGGAATTACGGAGACCTTGCCAGGTGTAGGCGTCTTCGTCGCCGAGTAG
- a CDS encoding helix-turn-helix domain-containing protein, translated as MTSDDLPIGRRVARWRVRRRMTQQMLADRLGRSKSWVDKMERGVRALDRYPVIQEIAQVLRVDPMALLGPHQPPAPSTSQALDGLDGIRAALARYDNPPPQPTGEVRRHIEHAWLTYQHGHYPQLVRVLPGLLDATRSAEPGLRVQAYRITSSLLVKLGEADLAWLAADRAMGAAGGDPVLSAAAAVSVGVALRALGRHRLALAATLAAAGRLAPVQAPAVHGTLLLQAALAAAGSGDARRAGELTDRAAGIAAGIRAGDDPHRTGFGTAAVELARVVVAAELGDDGAALHSHGRLTQMPGWRRQPAEHRAAYRVDVARAYLAVGDLRGAARALVEADAVAPAEVRCRPQVRRVIAEIARGHPAPAGAARLATLVGLTR; from the coding sequence GTGACCAGCGATGACCTGCCGATCGGGCGCCGGGTGGCGCGCTGGCGGGTACGGCGGCGGATGACCCAGCAGATGCTCGCCGACCGGCTGGGCCGGTCGAAGAGCTGGGTGGACAAGATGGAGCGGGGCGTCCGCGCCCTGGACCGGTACCCGGTGATCCAGGAGATCGCCCAGGTGCTGCGGGTCGACCCGATGGCCCTGCTCGGCCCGCACCAGCCGCCGGCACCGTCCACCTCACAGGCGCTGGACGGTCTGGACGGGATCCGGGCCGCCCTCGCCCGCTACGACAACCCGCCGCCGCAGCCGACCGGCGAGGTGCGGCGGCACATCGAGCACGCCTGGCTGACCTACCAGCACGGGCACTACCCGCAGCTCGTGCGGGTCTTGCCGGGGCTGCTCGACGCCACGCGGAGCGCAGAGCCGGGGCTACGCGTGCAGGCGTACCGGATCACCTCGTCGCTGCTGGTGAAGCTCGGCGAGGCCGACCTGGCCTGGCTGGCCGCCGACCGGGCGATGGGTGCGGCGGGCGGCGATCCGGTGCTCTCCGCGGCGGCGGCCGTGTCGGTCGGGGTGGCACTGCGCGCACTGGGCCGGCACCGGTTGGCCCTCGCCGCGACGCTCGCCGCCGCGGGCCGCCTCGCGCCGGTGCAGGCGCCGGCCGTGCACGGGACGCTGCTGCTCCAGGCCGCCCTGGCCGCCGCCGGCAGCGGCGACGCCCGCCGGGCGGGGGAGCTGACCGACCGGGCGGCCGGGATCGCCGCCGGAATCCGGGCCGGTGACGACCCGCACCGGACCGGCTTCGGTACGGCCGCCGTCGAGCTGGCCCGAGTGGTGGTGGCGGCCGAGCTGGGAGACGACGGCGCGGCGCTGCACAGTCACGGGAGGTTGACCCAAATGCCGGGGTGGCGGCGGCAGCCGGCCGAGCACCGGGCCGCCTACCGGGTGGACGTGGCGCGCGCGTACCTGGCGGTCGGTGACCTGCGCGGGGCGGCCCGCGCGCTGGTCGAGGCCGACGCCGTCGCGCCGGCCGAGGTCCGCTGCCGGCCCCAGGTGCGTAGGGTGATCGCCGAGATCGCCCGGGGCCACCCGGCGCCGGCCGGCGCGGCGCGCCTGGCCACCCTGGTCGGCCTCACCCGCTGA
- a CDS encoding cyclase family protein — MTAERPTPTQDDVLGYFDTLSNWGRWGDDDELGTLNHITDDVRLAAARAVRHGRSVSCAWEVADEMERSTTTCPCAADMPGAENMPPAFHADRRWGFSSERLGITFHGNTVTHLDSPCHIFWDGTMYNGRSHSLVDAATGSGWAAVTAAANGIVTRGVLLDIARVRDVPWLEPGQGVFPDDLEQAERRQGVRVRPGDAVLLRTGYGRFRHESGATSGFTQAGWHASCLPWLHQREVALIGADTPQDVQPSGYDDVLMPVHAVSLVAMGLWLLDNCDLEGCATTAAELGQWDFHLGVAPVRFAGTSGSPVNPIATF; from the coding sequence ATGACGGCAGAGCGACCGACGCCGACACAGGACGACGTGCTCGGGTACTTCGACACGCTGTCGAACTGGGGACGCTGGGGCGACGACGACGAACTCGGGACGCTCAACCACATCACCGACGACGTCCGGCTGGCGGCGGCGCGGGCCGTACGCCACGGCAGGAGCGTGTCGTGCGCGTGGGAGGTTGCGGACGAGATGGAGCGGTCGACGACGACGTGCCCCTGCGCCGCCGACATGCCGGGTGCCGAGAACATGCCGCCCGCCTTCCACGCCGACCGGCGCTGGGGCTTCTCGTCCGAGCGGCTGGGCATCACGTTCCACGGCAACACCGTCACCCACCTCGACTCGCCGTGCCACATCTTCTGGGACGGCACGATGTACAACGGGCGGTCGCACTCGCTGGTCGACGCCGCCACCGGATCGGGGTGGGCGGCCGTCACGGCGGCGGCGAACGGGATCGTCACCCGTGGGGTCCTGCTGGACATCGCGCGGGTCCGTGACGTGCCGTGGCTGGAACCGGGGCAGGGCGTGTTTCCCGACGACCTGGAGCAGGCCGAGCGACGCCAGGGTGTGCGGGTGCGACCCGGCGACGCGGTACTGCTGCGGACCGGCTATGGCCGCTTCCGGCACGAGTCCGGTGCGACCAGCGGTTTCACGCAGGCCGGCTGGCACGCGTCCTGCCTGCCGTGGCTGCATCAACGGGAGGTCGCGCTGATCGGCGCTGACACCCCGCAGGACGTTCAGCCGTCGGGGTACGACGACGTGCTGATGCCGGTGCACGCCGTGAGCCTCGTCGCGATGGGTCTGTGGCTGCTCGACAACTGCGACCTGGAGGGGTGCGCGACGACGGCCGCCGAGCTCGGCCAGTGGGACTTCCACCTCGGGGTCGCGCCGGTCCGCTTCGCCGGTACGTCCGGCAGCCCGGTCAACCCGATCGCCACCTTCTGA
- a CDS encoding GNAT family N-acetyltransferase — MFATERVRLRPPTPDDAPNLFRLKNDPELHLITDGEPFLPRHVGQLRAFLERQVIEPPDGQSPVLLLAETVADGTFLGRGVLWGINTFNGYGHLGIALVPEARGQGYGTEVIQLLCRYGFRNRNLRRLELETLASNTAMRRTAEACGFTHEGTQREREYDGDGFADFVLYGLLRRDWKP, encoded by the coding sequence GTGTTCGCCACCGAACGGGTGCGACTGCGCCCACCCACGCCCGACGACGCGCCGAACCTGTTCCGGCTGAAGAACGATCCCGAGCTGCACCTGATCACCGACGGCGAGCCGTTCCTGCCGCGCCACGTCGGCCAGCTCCGGGCCTTCCTGGAGAGGCAGGTCATCGAGCCGCCCGACGGCCAGAGCCCGGTGCTGCTGCTGGCCGAGACCGTGGCCGACGGCACGTTCCTGGGCCGCGGCGTGCTGTGGGGGATCAACACCTTCAACGGGTACGGCCACCTCGGCATCGCGCTGGTCCCCGAGGCGCGCGGCCAGGGGTACGGGACCGAGGTGATCCAGCTGCTCTGCCGGTACGGCTTCCGCAACCGCAACCTGCGCCGCCTGGAACTGGAGACGCTGGCCAGCAACACGGCCATGCGGCGGACCGCCGAGGCGTGCGGCTTCACGCACGAGGGCACCCAGCGGGAGCGCGAGTACGACGGCGACGGCTTCGCCGACTTCGTGCTCTACGGCCTGCTCCGGCGCGACTGGAAGCCGTAA
- a CDS encoding NAD(P)-dependent alcohol dehydrogenase has product MKAIVHHTYGPADVLQLRDIDQPAIGDNDVLVQVRAAAVDPGVWIFMAGRPYLARLASGLRRPRVPVLGRDLAGVVAAVGARVTRFRPGDEVFGTCLRGSYAEFASAPQRRLAHKPGNVSFAQAAAAPVSGMTALRAVRDSGQVRAGHRVLVIGASGGVGSHAVQIAKAYGATVTAVCAPARAEFVRSLGADDVLDYTSEEVDRDGPVHDVVIDTGGDRPFSLLRRALTPRGTLALVGGSYTKGPVLSGYDRQMVRAPLLSLFVGQRLRSVSAVERAEDLAELRTLIESGALTPAVDRTYPLAEAADAIRHLRDGHPAGKIVVTM; this is encoded by the coding sequence GTGAAGGCCATCGTCCACCACACCTACGGCCCGGCAGACGTGCTCCAGCTCCGCGACATCGACCAGCCGGCCATCGGCGACAACGACGTCCTCGTGCAGGTCCGCGCGGCCGCGGTCGACCCCGGCGTCTGGATCTTCATGGCCGGCCGCCCCTACCTGGCGCGGCTGGCCAGCGGGTTGCGCCGGCCCCGGGTGCCGGTGCTCGGCCGGGACCTGGCCGGCGTGGTGGCCGCGGTCGGTGCCCGGGTGACCCGGTTCCGGCCGGGCGACGAGGTGTTCGGCACCTGCCTGCGCGGCTCGTACGCCGAGTTCGCGAGCGCACCGCAGCGGCGACTGGCCCACAAGCCGGGCAACGTGTCGTTCGCGCAGGCCGCCGCCGCCCCGGTCTCCGGGATGACCGCGCTGCGCGCGGTCCGCGACAGCGGCCAGGTCCGCGCCGGGCACCGGGTGCTGGTCATCGGCGCGTCCGGCGGCGTCGGCTCCCACGCCGTGCAGATCGCCAAGGCGTACGGGGCGACGGTCACCGCCGTCTGCGCACCGGCCAGAGCCGAGTTCGTCCGCTCCCTCGGCGCCGACGACGTCCTCGACTACACCAGCGAGGAGGTCGACCGCGACGGCCCGGTCCACGACGTGGTCATCGACACCGGCGGCGACCGGCCGTTCTCGCTGCTGCGCCGCGCCCTCACCCCACGCGGGACGCTGGCGCTGGTGGGCGGCTCGTACACCAAGGGCCCGGTGCTCAGCGGCTACGACCGGCAGATGGTCCGCGCGCCGCTGCTGTCCCTGTTCGTCGGCCAACGGCTGCGCAGCGTCAGCGCCGTGGAGCGCGCCGAGGACCTGGCCGAGTTGAGGACGCTCATCGAGTCCGGCGCGCTCACCCCGGCGGTCGACCGCACCTACCCCCTGGCCGAAGCGGCGGACGCGATCCGGCACCTCCGGGACGGCCACCCCGCCGGAAAGATCGTCGTCACCATGTGA
- a CDS encoding helix-turn-helix transcriptional regulator has product MVKPTRVTNNIRALRFAHDEMTQAELADRIGVTRQTVIAIEQGRYSPSLEMAFRIARVFGARLDDVFQYPEEAAP; this is encoded by the coding sequence GTGGTGAAGCCGACCCGCGTCACCAACAACATCCGCGCGCTGCGCTTCGCGCACGACGAGATGACCCAGGCCGAGCTCGCCGACCGGATCGGCGTGACCCGGCAGACCGTCATCGCCATCGAACAGGGCCGCTACTCCCCCTCGCTGGAGATGGCGTTCCGGATCGCCCGCGTGTTCGGCGCGCGGCTCGACGACGTGTTCCAGTACCCCGAGGAGGCGGCACCGTGA
- a CDS encoding DMT family transporter, translating into MTSARTASLAAPSSSDAQPSAVGEAPTRAPASPRPRSWPTVAAAGTTVFLWASAFVGIRFAGHDYSPGAMALGRMAAASVALSTFVALTAGVRRRRAPHAAPGSGRRAGLPRGGTLGLIALWGVAWFGGYNVALNAAERLVDAGTAALLVAIAPILVAVAAVAVLGERLTGRLGVGVAVAFAGVALIAAGGFTGHADKVGVALAVLSAVLYAFGVLLQKRLLARVDAVTMTWLGALAGTAALLPFTPALLAELATAPLSATLGMLYLGVFPTAVGFLTWGYVLSRWTAGRTTAATYLAPPVTVLLSWTLLGEVPAPLALLGGALCLTGVVLATRR; encoded by the coding sequence ATGACCAGTGCGCGCACCGCCAGCCTCGCCGCCCCGAGCAGCTCCGACGCCCAACCTTCGGCGGTCGGGGAGGCACCCACCCGCGCGCCGGCGTCCCCGCGGCCCCGGTCCTGGCCGACCGTGGCCGCCGCCGGAACCACGGTGTTCCTGTGGGCGTCGGCGTTCGTCGGCATCCGCTTCGCCGGGCACGACTACTCCCCCGGTGCGATGGCGCTGGGCCGGATGGCGGCGGCGTCCGTGGCGCTGAGCACGTTCGTGGCCCTCACCGCCGGCGTCCGACGCCGGCGGGCGCCGCACGCCGCGCCGGGGTCGGGCCGCCGGGCCGGGCTGCCCCGGGGCGGCACCCTGGGGCTGATCGCGCTGTGGGGCGTGGCCTGGTTCGGCGGGTACAACGTGGCGCTCAACGCCGCCGAGCGGCTGGTCGACGCCGGCACGGCGGCGCTGCTGGTGGCGATCGCGCCCATCCTCGTCGCGGTGGCCGCGGTCGCCGTCCTGGGCGAGCGGCTCACCGGCCGGCTCGGCGTCGGGGTGGCGGTCGCCTTCGCGGGCGTCGCCCTGATCGCGGCCGGTGGCTTCACCGGGCACGCCGACAAGGTCGGCGTCGCGCTGGCGGTGCTCTCCGCCGTGCTGTACGCCTTCGGCGTACTGCTGCAGAAGCGCCTGCTGGCGCGGGTGGACGCGGTGACGATGACCTGGCTCGGCGCGCTGGCCGGGACGGCGGCCCTGCTGCCGTTCACGCCCGCGCTCCTCGCGGAGCTCGCCACTGCCCCGCTGTCGGCCACCCTGGGCATGCTCTACCTGGGCGTCTTCCCGACCGCTGTCGGCTTCCTCACCTGGGGTTACGTGCTGTCCCGCTGGACCGCCGGTCGCACCACCGCCGCCACCTACCTGGCGCCGCCGGTGACCGTGCTGCTGTCGTGGACGCTGCTGGGCGAGGTACCGGCGCCGCTCGCCCTGCTCGGCGGCGCACTCTGCCTGACCGGCGTGGTCCTCGCGACCCGCCGCTGA
- a CDS encoding LysR family transcriptional regulator, with product MLDVHRLRVFRSVVASGSVQAAAANLGYTPSAISQHLTALQRETGLTLLARAGRGLRPTAAGHALAAEAERVLARLGAAESLIADLRAGRTGALSIAYFASVGAAWMPLVVRRVLTEHAGVRLDLQLRETIPDSREERADVQLVVARSGFDPGSGFTAHHLLDDPYVAVLPAGHRLAGREEVDLVDLADEGWVDNDFARGWCRDNLIEACTAAGFSPAFRVEAHDYPTALAFVAAGIGPTVLPGLGAAHLPPGVSCVRLVRPTPTRSIHAVLHDAVAHAPAVRTAVAALREAATLVDPAR from the coding sequence ATGCTCGACGTCCACCGCCTCCGTGTCTTCCGTTCCGTCGTGGCGTCCGGGTCCGTCCAGGCGGCCGCCGCCAACCTCGGCTACACCCCCTCCGCCATCAGCCAGCACCTCACCGCGCTCCAGCGGGAGACGGGCCTCACGCTCCTCGCCCGGGCCGGGCGGGGCCTGCGGCCCACCGCAGCCGGGCACGCCCTGGCCGCCGAGGCCGAGCGGGTGCTCGCCCGGCTCGGCGCGGCCGAGTCGCTGATCGCCGACCTGCGGGCCGGCCGCACCGGCGCACTGTCCATCGCGTACTTCGCGTCGGTCGGGGCGGCGTGGATGCCGCTCGTGGTGCGGCGCGTCCTCACCGAGCACGCCGGTGTCCGGCTCGACCTGCAACTGCGTGAAACCATCCCGGACAGCCGGGAGGAACGCGCCGACGTCCAGCTCGTCGTGGCCCGCTCCGGCTTCGACCCCGGTTCCGGCTTCACCGCCCACCACCTCCTCGACGACCCGTACGTGGCCGTGCTGCCCGCCGGGCACCGCCTCGCCGGGCGGGAGGAGGTGGACCTGGTCGACCTCGCCGACGAGGGCTGGGTCGACAACGACTTCGCCCGCGGCTGGTGCCGCGACAACCTCATCGAGGCCTGCACCGCCGCCGGGTTCAGCCCGGCCTTCCGGGTCGAGGCGCACGACTACCCGACGGCGCTCGCCTTCGTGGCGGCCGGGATCGGCCCGACGGTGCTTCCCGGGCTCGGCGCGGCCCACCTGCCTCCCGGCGTGAGCTGCGTGCGGCTCGTCCGCCCGACACCGACCCGGTCCATCCACGCGGTGCTGCACGATGCGGTCGCCCACGCGCCGGCGGTGCGGACGGCGGTCGCCGCGCTACGGGAGGCCGCGACGTTGGTAGACCCGGCCCGGTGA
- a CDS encoding alpha/beta fold hydrolase yields the protein MNAAPSEPEPVRFAIDGAEIAVRLAGDRQKPALLLIHGFPASSASFRNVIGTLARTCFVIAPDLPGFGGSAPIDRPSFARFADVVDELLARLGARSFHLYLHDYGAPVGLHLATRDPRRVRSLIVQNANAHESGMGPTWSATRAYWDDPTPEREAEATAHLTFEGVRDQYVGGVPEDVAERVDPRLWAEDWRVMSLPGRLETNRALVLDYRHHVARFGEIADYLDRWQPPALMLWGRHDIFFDLAETLSWLRALPRMEAHILDGPHFLLETHPAECAALMDAFIRRVEAQRRR from the coding sequence GTGAACGCGGCCCCGAGCGAACCGGAACCGGTCAGGTTCGCCATCGACGGTGCTGAGATCGCGGTCCGGCTGGCGGGCGATCGGCAGAAGCCGGCGCTGCTTCTGATCCACGGGTTTCCGGCCTCCTCGGCGTCGTTCCGGAACGTGATCGGCACCCTCGCGCGGACCTGCTTCGTGATCGCTCCCGACCTTCCGGGGTTCGGTGGTTCCGCGCCGATCGACCGGCCCTCGTTCGCCCGGTTCGCGGACGTGGTCGACGAGCTGCTCGCGCGGCTCGGCGCCCGGTCGTTCCACCTCTACCTGCACGACTACGGGGCGCCGGTGGGGCTCCACCTCGCCACCCGGGATCCGCGGCGGGTGCGCAGCCTCATCGTCCAGAACGCCAACGCCCACGAGAGCGGGATGGGGCCCACCTGGTCGGCCACCCGCGCCTACTGGGACGACCCCACGCCGGAGCGGGAGGCCGAGGCGACCGCGCACCTGACCTTCGAGGGGGTACGCGACCAGTACGTGGGCGGCGTGCCGGAGGACGTCGCCGAGCGCGTCGACCCTCGGCTGTGGGCGGAGGACTGGCGGGTCATGTCGCTTCCCGGCCGGCTGGAGACGAACCGCGCGCTGGTGCTCGACTACCGCCACCACGTCGCGCGCTTCGGGGAGATCGCCGACTATCTCGACCGCTGGCAGCCGCCCGCGCTGATGCTGTGGGGCCGGCACGACATCTTCTTCGACCTCGCCGAGACCCTCTCCTGGCTGCGGGCGCTGCCGCGGATGGAGGCGCACATCCTCGACGGACCGCACTTCCTGCTGGAGACCCATCCGGCCGAGTGCGCCGCCCTGATGGACGCCTTCATCCGGCGGGTGGAGGCACAGCGCCGCCGCTGA